A single genomic interval of Nonomuraea rubra harbors:
- a CDS encoding YbaB/EbfC family nucleoid-associated protein — translation MRAYADELREMFNRLQDEGLELHAQAKAVQATETSRDGLVSVTVGARGELVRLDLDPRIYRRPDARALADTIADTARRAAESAQRRVIEIFERVIPAEQFKAHLDGDVETVMAWLANDMGGGR, via the coding sequence ATGCGGGCGTACGCGGACGAGCTGCGCGAGATGTTCAACCGGCTGCAGGACGAGGGGCTGGAGCTGCACGCCCAGGCGAAGGCCGTCCAGGCCACCGAGACCTCGCGCGACGGCCTGGTCTCGGTCACCGTCGGCGCGCGCGGCGAGCTGGTACGGCTCGATCTCGACCCGCGCATCTACCGGCGTCCCGACGCGCGCGCCCTGGCCGACACGATCGCCGACACCGCGCGGAGGGCCGCCGAGTCGGCCCAGCGGCGCGTCATCGAGATCTTCGAGCGGGTGATCCCGGCCGAGCAGTTCAAGGCGCACCTCGACGGCGACGTCGAGACCGTCATGGCCTGGCTCGCCAACGACATGGGAGGTGGCCGGTGA